One window of Myxocyprinus asiaticus isolate MX2 ecotype Aquarium Trade chromosome 4, UBuf_Myxa_2, whole genome shotgun sequence genomic DNA carries:
- the LOC127439617 gene encoding synaptic vesicle 2-related protein-like, whose amino-acid sequence MTLYTEFLPVKSRGTAIILLGAFWTLGAVFEVLLATLIMPTLGWKWLLALSTMPLLAFAASCCVCMWLPESARFDVLRGREDKALNTLKNIAAANGSSVPKGRLVAKRQVSPTATRAIGIGTSSEMARVRALITPFVAQVLLKSSVYLTLSVYFICCLLGAAASWVLPMETMGRSLH is encoded by the exons ATGACATTATATACTGAATTCCTCCCAGTGAAATCCAGAGGGACTGCCATAATCCTGTTAGGG GCATTCTGGACCCTGGGTGCTGTGTTTGAAGTTTTACTGGCTACACTGATCATGCCTACACTAGGCTGGAAATGGCTGCTAGCATTGTCCACCATGCCTCTCCTTGCCTTTGCTGCCTCCTGCTGTGTTTGTATG TGGTTGCCGGAGAGTGCTAGATTTGATGTACTGAGAGGCAGAGAGGATAAGGCCCTGAATACTCTGAAAAATATAGCTGCAGCCAATGGGAGTTCTGTGCCTAAAGGAAGACTTGTAGCCAAAAGACAG GTTTCCCCCACAGCAACCAGGGCTATTGGTATTGGTACAAGCAGTGAGATGGCACGTGTTAGAGCTCTCATCACACCATTTGTTGCTCAG GTGCTTCTGAAATCATCAGTCTACCTGACTCTGTCCGTGTATTTCATATGCTGCTTGCTGGGCGCAGCAGCATCCTGGGTTTTGCCCATGGAGACAATGGGGCGGAGCCTTCATTAA
- the LOC127439622 gene encoding uracil-DNA glycosylase-like: MSFVTMERKCFTVYPSPEQVFNWTTLCAIEDVKVVILGQDPYHHPGQAHGLAFSVLRPKPPPPSLENIFMELKEDIVGFRHPGHGDLTEWAKQGVLLLNSVLTVRAHQPTSHEGQGWELFTDAVVLWLSHNLSDLVFLLWGSYAQRKGRVIDRKRHHILEASHPSPYSAHLGFFGCRHFSKTNMFLKVSGKKPVDWTAL; this comes from the exons ATGTCATTTGTTACAATGGAGAGGAAATGCTTTACTGTCTATCCCAGCCCTGAGCAGGTGTTTAATTGGACAACTTTGTGTGCTATTGAAGAT GTAAAAGTGGTCATTCTTGGGCAAGACCCCTATCACCATCCAGGTCAGGCCCATGGATTGGCCTTCAGTGTGCTGAGGCCTAAACCTCCTCCCCCAAG TTTGGAAAACATATTTATGGAGCTGAAAGAAGACATTGTTGGCTTCCGGCACCCAGGTCATGGAGACCTCACAGAATGGGCCAAGCAAG GTGTTCTGCTGCTGAATTCTGTGTTGACAGTGAGGGCTCATCAGCCCACCTCTCATGAAGGTCAAGGCTGGGAGCTTTTCACAGATGCTGTGGTCCTGTGGCTCAGTCACAACCTCAGTGACCTGGTCTTTCTGCTCTGGGGCTCATATGCTCAGAGGAAAGGCAGAGTGATTGACAGG AAACGTCATCATATCCTTGAGGCTTCACATCCATCACCGTATTCAGCACATTTGGGCTTCTTTGGATGTAGGCACTTCTCTAAAACTAACATGTTTCTCAAAGTATCAGGAAAGAAGCCAGTTGATTGGACAGCTCTctaa